The Leishmania donovani BPK282A1 complete genome, chromosome 9 genome includes a region encoding these proteins:
- a CDS encoding protein kinase, putative: MDSSSAAADAGGAAARSGLHVYSSAQANAAGSGTAALPNKALDHMKHMSRSKSDARRSGSKRTFDEATATDNVQLRRHDGTAVPNTAPNQVVEVVAPPPKKKKVTYALPHQNMEEGHFYVVLGEDIDVSTQRFKILSLLGEGTFGKVVESWDRKRKEYCAVKIVRNVPKYTRDAKIEIQFMEKVRQADPADRFPLMK; encoded by the coding sequence ATGGATTCCTCTTCCGCAGCCGCTGatgctggtggcgctgctgcgcgatctGGGCTGCATGTGTACTCCAGCGCGCAGGCGAACGCCGCCGGCTccgggacggcggcgctgcccaaCAAGGCGCTGGATCATATGAAGCACATGTCGCGCAGCAAGAGCGACGCACGGCGATCGGGTAGCAAGCGCACCTTCGATGAAGCCACCGCGACGGACAACGTGCAGCTACGCCGTCACGATggcacggcggtgccgaaCACTGCACCAAACcaggtggtggaggtggtggcgccgcctcccaagaagaagaaggtgacgtacgcgctgccgcaccagaACATGGAGGAGGGCCACTTCTACGTGGTGCTCGGCGAGGACATCGACGTGTCGACGCAGCGCTTCAAGATCCTGtcgctgctcggcgaggGCACCTTCGGCAAGGTGGTGGAGTCGTGGGACCGCAAGCGCAAGGAGTACTGCGCGGTGAAGATCGTGCGCAACGTGCCCAAGTACACGCGCGACGCCAAGATCGAGATTCAGTTcatggagaaggtgcgccaGGCGGACCCTGCCGACCGGTTCCCGCTGATGAAG
- a CDS encoding heat shock protein HslVU, ATPase subunit HslU, putative: MLRFPTRLLFCVATAASTPSPDVLQVTKEKASKLDDLSPRAITKILDAYIVGQDAGKRAVAIALRNRWRRRQLSDADLRKEVVPKNMLLIGPTGVGKTEISRRMARITDAPFIKVEATKYTEVGFKGKDVESIIEDLYTNAKLKARRALEAERHAEALNMALDTVYSAWSVSQRMRAMDRSLLSTGKAEEVTAAAADDSAAEAEESQPQQQQHNFEYFREHYLDEPITNDMVTIDINAPQAPTKPPKEGGIDLQSVGMLLGLGGEPKRLKVSVTKRVADAVPLATQEALDKLIDEASVNTLARALAEEEGVVFVDEIDKVVAEPSSANADVSSTGVQQDLLPLIEGSNVTMKDGSVIATDNILFICSGAFHVVKTSDMIAELQGRLPVRVELQALTEEDFRRILTEPKFNLLRQQEEMLKTEKIDVVFTEDGVNELAKVTCAVNSQGQNIGARRLNTILERVMDPYSFNCEEYEGKRVEINAKMVREATEKLQKNVNLAKYLL, from the coding sequence ATGCTTCGCTTCCCGACTCGGCTGCTGTTTTGTGTGGCTACGGCGGCCAGCACGCCGTCCCCTGACGTGCTGCAGGtcacaaaagaaaaggcaaGCAAGCTTGACGATCTCTCGCCGCGGGCGATCACGAAAATACTGGACGCCTACATTGTTGGCCAGGATGCTGGAAAGCGCGCTGTGGCTATTGCGCTGCGCAACCGCTGGCGTCGTCGGCAGCTCAGCGACGCCGACCTGcggaaggaggtggtgccTAAGAACATGCTGCTGATTGGTCCAACCGGCGTCGGCAAGACGGAGATATCGCGTCGCATGGCGCGCATCACGGACGCCCCGTTTATCAAGGTGGAGGCCACCAAGTACACGGAGGTCGGCTTCAAGGGCAAGGACGTCGAGAGCATCATCGAGGACCTGTACACGAACGCCAAGCTCAAGGCAAGGCGCGCGctcgaggcggagcggcatgCGGAGGCGCTGAACATGGCGCTGGACACCGTGTATAGCGCCTGGTCGGTGAGTCAGCGGATGCGAGCGATGGACCGTTCTCTGCTTAGCACCGGCAAGGCCGAGGAAgtgacggcggcagccgcagacgacagcgcagcggaggcggaggagtcgcagccgcagcagcagcagcacaactTCGAGTACTTCCGCGAGCACTACCTGGATGAGCCAATCACTAACGATATGGTGACGATCGACATCAATGCCCCGCAGGCGCCGACGAAGCCACCGAAGGAGGGCGGCATCGATCTGCAGTCGGTCGGCATGCTGCTGGGACTGGGAGGGGAGCCGAAGAGGCTGAAGGTGTCCGTGACGAAGCGGGTGGCTGACGCTGTGCCGCTGGCCACGCAGGAGGCGCTAGACAAACTCATCGACGAAGCCTCAGTGAACACGCTAGCACGTGCGctagcggaggaggagggcgttGTCTTTGTGGATGAAATCGACAAGGTGGTTGCCGAGCCGTCcagcgccaacgccgacGTCAGCTCCACCGGGGTGCAGCAAGACCTGCTGCCTCTGATCGAGGGCTCCAACGTCACCATGAAGGATGGCAGCGTCATTGCGACGGACAACATCCTCTTCATCTGCTCCGGCGCCTTCCACGTCGTCAAGACGTCCGACATGatcgcggagctgcagggcCGACTGCCTGTACGCGtagagctgcaggcgctgacggaggaggacTTCCGCCGTATCTTGACGGAGCCCAAGTTCAACCTACTGCGGCAACAGGAAGAGATGTTGAAAACGGAGAAGATCGACGTCGTCTTCACGGAGGACGGCGTCAATGAGCTGGCCAAGGTGACCTGCGCAGTGAACAGTCAAGGTCAGAACATCGGCGCCCGTCGCCTCAACACAATCCTCGAGCGCGTCATGGACCCGTATAGCTTCAACTGCGAAGAGTACGAAGGCAAGAGGGTGGAAATCAACGCCAAGATGGTGCGGGAGGCGACGGAGAAGCTCCAGAAGAATGTGAACTTAGCTAAGTATTTATTgtga
- a CDS encoding ubiqitin hydrolase, putative yields MRLRVLPRCRRTITSYLLSIMSATAASSRRKQHHESLKEESMISFEMELDEAIELPLDVSAVAPTDAALSAPLGGKKITMPAARAASESRAAWSNGSTASLRFAVCGNGKELPNTPATADGVGSPIATPDNAATTTYSAAAPSRTLTWKDTSASQRRAEAQASRQDDFNPMVLCPLQNLGNTCYFNAGVQLLVNCPALVYAVRNSPFAQSTQSNGPLTAHAVSMPRAEAATATTKLCLKGGAATHTLFQEFSTLLARMEMGCAAGERAISPICALDSLAQAYPQFEGRSQQDAAEMMTSLLASLEEEGGQYVEVAQLLQSFEEDAAALRQGVTSLASSPRASEPVARALKDATAPLLEAETAPSASPHRRDYSEPCNIEEYSQPSLLSSTSEDTFLPGPRSAHFFTVLRLMERVNRENELLERRVKQRQGIAYTNSFKPPRLHFNPLLDGFRGYTLSEVECHNCRAVSRVVSPFNGLLLDVPTAKQRRRYALAHPNVPRRVDFDGQLRQVKKPFRLTWWNPLSLCVAAWRQLKRFFQDPFPYPLWLDECLDIHFEPEVLRGCNRYRCESCDTTTDATKSETLLALPEYLLIHMKRFEAGRFFNSKKSDSVFFPTSWRPLTKMQARQSPINTDDAPPALPEYLDLRHYLHSSVAPFAEPIPPCLWSTGNEPHQQHHASRDDASSPASSIATTYTLDGIVNHHGGYDGGHYTVFLYKATEERQAWVYISDDEVEQAEEVVATDTEYVLLYRRQPLVQAAPESDEAEQLRRKACYYLSQSSPSCPAPNTAAATTAGPKSSKLHNRCPFSSSSAGGAASAPPHAATAATEPWVYISRMWLQRVVFMHEPGPIVNRLCYCRPEDQGRVSMYRTIFPATVKVPAEVPHVHGPPVSWFYVPITQRDYDIFYNAFGGNAAVTASEYESLRAMQGKFCAAIDLAERQRGSAARPAPRR; encoded by the coding sequence ATGCGCTTGCGCGTGCTGCCACGGTGTCGCCGAACCATCACATCTTACCTGCTGTCCATCATgtccgccacggcagcgtcgtcgcggcggaAGCAGCACCACGAGTCGCTCAAGGAGGAGTCGATGATCTCGTTCGAGATGGAGCTCGACGAGGCGATTGAGCTGCCGCTCGACGTGAGCGCCGTCGCACCGACAgacgcggcgctgagcgCGCCGCTTGGGGGTAAAAAGATCACAATGCCAGCTGCAAGGGCCGCTTCGGAGAGCAGGGCTGCATGGAGTaacggcagcaccgccagcctCAGATTCGCCGTGTGCGGCAACGGAAAGGAGCTCCCAAACACCCCCGCaaccgccgacggcgtcggctCTCCCATCGCCACGCCAGACAATGCAGCTACCACAACCtactcggcggcggcgccgtcacgcacGTTGACGTGGAAGGACACCAGCGCGTCTCAGCGGCGTGCCGAGGCGCAGGCGAGCCGCCAAGACGACTTCAACCCCATGGTCCTATGCCCGCTGCAGAACCTGGGCAACACGTGCTACTTCAACGCgggtgtgcagctgctcgtgaACTGCCCCGCCCTCGTCTATGCAGTGCGCAACTCGCCATTTGCGCAGAGTACACAGAGCAACGGCCCCCTCACCGCCCACGCCGTATCGATGCCGCGGGCTgaagcggcaacggcaacgaCGAAGCTGTGCCTGAAAGGGGGTGCCGCCACCCACACGCTCTTCCAGGAGTTCTCCACCCTGCTCGCCCGCATGGAAATGGGATGTGCAGCCGGTGAGAGGGCGATCTCGCCCATTTGTGCGCTCGACTCCCTCGCGCAGGCGTATCCGCAGTTCGAGGGTCGAAGCCAGCAAGACGCCGCAGAGATGatgacgtcgctgctggccagcttggaggaggagggcggtcAGTATGTGGAAGTGGCACAGCTGCTACAGTCGTTTGAAGAagatgccgcggcgctgcggcagggcGTGACGTCCTTGGCCTCCTCTCCCCGGGCTTCGGAGCCAGTGGCGCGAGCTCTAAAGGACGCCACCGCGCCTCTCTTGGAAGCCGAGACCGCGCCCTCCGCATCGCCGCATCGGCGCGATTACAGCGAGCCCTGCAACATCGAGGAGTACTCCCAACCatcgctgctctcctccactAGTGAGGACACCTTCCTGCCGGGtccgcgcagcgcgcactTCTTCACCGTACTGCGGCTGATGGAACGGGTCAATCGCGAGAACGAACTACTTGAGCGGCGTgtgaagcagcggcaaggcATTGCCTACACCAACTCCTTCAAGCCCCCGCGGCTACACTTCAACCCGCTGCTGGACGGCTTCCGCGGGTATACGCTGTCGGAGGTGGAGTGCCACAACTGCCGCGCGGTATCGCGCGTGGTGAGCCCCTTCAATGGGTTGCTGCTGGATGTGCcgacggcgaagcagcgccggcgctaCGCGTTGGCGCACCCGAATgtgccgcgccgcgtcgACTTCGAtgggcagctgcggcaggtgAAGAAGCCGTTTCGGCTGACGTGGTGGaaccccctctccctctgcgtggcggcgtggAGGCAGCTGAAGCGGTTCTTCCAGGACCCGTTCCCGTACCCGCTGTGGCTGGACGAGTGCCTCGACATTCACTTCGagccggaggtgctgcgcgggTGTAACAGGTACCGTTGCGAGTCCTgcgacaccaccaccgacgccACCAAGTCGGAGACGCTTCTTGCCCTGCCCGAGTACCTGCTCATCCACATGAAGCGCTTCGAGGCCGGCCGCTTCTTTAACAGCAAGAAGTCGGACTCAGTCTTCTTTCCCACCTCGTGGCGGCCGCTCACGAAGATGCAGGCGAGGCAGTCGCCTATCAACACGGACgacgcgccgccagcgctgccggagTACCTCGACCTGCGGCACTacctgcacagcagcgtcgcacCGTTCGCAGAGCCGATCCCGCCCTGTCTGTGGAGCACCGGCAACGAGCCCCACCAGCAGCATCACGCGAGCAGGGACGATGCCAGCAGCCCCGCCAGCTCCATCGCAACCACCTACACGCTAGACGGCATTGTCAACCACCACGGCGGCTACGACGGCGGCCATTACACCGTCTTCCTCTACaaggcgacggaggagcggcaggcgTGGGTGTACATCAGCGACGATGAGGTGGAGCAAGCGGAGGAAGTAGTGGCGACAGATACCGAGTACGTCCTGCTGTATCGCCGCCAACCCCTCGTGCAGGCGGCACCAGAGTCGGACGAGGCAGAACAGCTGCGCCGAAAGGCGTGCTACTACCTCTCTCAGTCATCCCCCTCCTGCCCTGCCCCAaacaccgcggcagcgacgaccgCCGGCCCTAAATCCAGCAAGCTTCATAACAGGTGCCccttctcgtcctcttcggcaggcggcgcggctaGTGCGCCACCTCACGCGGCAACCGCGGCGACCGAGCCGTGGGTGTACATCTCGCGCATGTGGCTTCAGCGCGTCGTCTTCATGCACGAGCCGGGCCCGATTGTGAATCGCCTGTGTTACTGCCGTCCAGAGGATCAGGGGCGGGTGAGCATGTATCGGACCATCTTTCCAGCCACGGTGAAAGTGCCGGCGGAGGTGCCCCACGTTCACGGCCCGCCGGTGAGCTGGTTCTACGTGCCCATCACACAGCGGGACTACGACATTTTTTACAACGCGTTTGGCGGCAACGCAGCCGTGACGGCGAGCGAATACGAGTCACTGCGTGCAATGCAGGGCAAGTTCTGCGCCGCCATTGATTtagcggagcggcagcgaggcagcgcagctcGCCCTGCTCCCCGGCGCTGA